From one Rhopalosiphum padi isolate XX-2018 chromosome 2, ASM2088224v1, whole genome shotgun sequence genomic stretch:
- the LOC132923202 gene encoding heat shock 70 kDa protein 12A-like isoform X1 — MFTNSKKSEFAYAIEPEAAVYQIHDRREPPAMMNFAAADTSYHERRRGRVFVDDPLSSLEQEILLFRHNNIQKFQQVLGCVEEEPEYRLDDIECALRYNSLDSGIPTEYDEDDVANSINTTLNRLISLSLEQQCFRQPDGDDCTTAMSSFTTATAPVTVKSNNNNCCSPVPLNETYNLVEEVYVNRDQCHTTELQVLDESPEDGIVVAIDIGTTYTGYAYSFRRSGRITVMKKPDYESDTIVDGQKIPTALLLSPDFNFHSFGTAARDYFHDMHPEEAHKWYYFDKFKMFLYNKDVISKETHIMAANSVSLPATRILTEALRHLRYLILEELTERCSEALSLDSISWILTVPAIWNKSTRQLMKEIAIEAGLGSLENPESVTIVLEPEAAAVHCRSARLKNTKVLSKINFQDNYETDYCVLNEIGEGYNYLVVNCGGGTVDVTIHQVCRTVNRLPISKLHKPSAGVCGSLSVDIEFVKLLCALFGFGFMSDFKLQRPAAYMELLQRFEEAKKSVSSKVRAPIVIRPPYAFIEHYLKYSDKDVSDAVRDYGSDAIVWNELDGVFILHYLAIEPLFLPSFACISEQINNIINDDQKVTHMFLVGGYSQSLWLQEKIIERFSDRLKIILPDLAFVSVLRGAVMYELNRSDTPAFKAKHSYAVGVIKPFVDNTHPIEKLVIKDGKRWCTDLLDYLIEENDCIRDNETVIKKYTPANSSQDSIVINIYLVHNISAKFVTDDGVLKCGSLKLTKNEEDQLSKELLVQIGFCGQGEVVATALDLASGTRVDAQIAETDC; from the exons AACCGCCAGCCATGATGAACTTTGCAGCAGCCGACACGTCGTACCACGAACGCAGGAGGGGACGAGTGTTCGTTGACGATCCGCTGTCTAGTCTCGAACAAGAGATACTGCTGTTCAGACACAACAACATCCAGAAATTTCAACAAG TCTTAGGTTGCGTGGAAGAGGAACCCGAATACAGGCTGGACGACATCGAATGCGCTTTGCGTTACAACTCGCTCGACTCCGGGATCCCGACCGAATACGACGAGGATGACGTTGCCAACTCGATAAACACAACTCTGAACAG GTTGATATCGTTGTCGCTAGAACAGCAGTGTTTCCGGCAACCGGATGGGGATGATTGTACGACCGCAATGAGCAGTTTCACCACCGCTACCGCGCCGGTCACCGTCAAGTCCAACAACAATAATTGCTGTAGCCCGGTACCGCTGAACGAGACTTATAACCTGGTTGAAGAAGTATACGTCAACCGGGATCAATGTCACACGACCGAGCTCCAGGTGCTGGACGAATCCCCCGAAGACGGTATCGTGGTAGCCATCGATATCGGTACGACATACACCGGTTACGCGTATTCGTTCAGACGATCCGGCAGAATTACCGTCATGAAGAAACCTGact ACGAAAGCGATACGATAGTCGATGGTCAAAAAATACCAACAGCTTTGCTGTTGTCGCCAGATTTTAATTTCCATTCGTTTGGAACGGCGGCCCGTGATTATTTCCACGACATGCACCCGGAAGAAGCACACAAGTGGTACTACTTTGATAAgttcaaaatgtttttgtacAATAAAGAC gTAATATCAAAAGAAACCCATATAATGGCTGCTAACAGCGTGTCTCTTCCGGCCACGCGCATATTGACCGAGGCTTTACGACAtcttagatatttaattttagaagaaCTCACCGAACGGTGTTCTGAAGCTTTGAGTTTGGATTCGATTTCGTGGATATTAACCGTGCCGGCTATTTGGAATAAAAGTACCAGGCAATTGATGAAAGAGATCGCAATCGAG GCCGGATTGGGTAGTTTGGAAAACCCAGAATCTGTGACCATAGTTTTAGAACCCGAAGCAGCAGCTGTACATTGTCGCAGTGCACGACTAAAAAATACCAAAGtactttctaaaattaattttcaggaTAACTATGAAACTGACTATTGTGTTTTGAACGAAATAGGCGAag GATATAACTACTTAGTAGTTAATTGTGGTGGTGGTACAGTAGATGTAACAATCCATCAAGTGTGCCGTACAGTCAACCGACTACCAATCAGTAAACTCCATAAACCTTCAGCAGGCGTCTGTGGATCTCtaa gTGTAGATATAGAATTTGTTAAACTTCTGTGTGCATTATTCGGTTTTGGATTCATGTCCGATTTTAAGCTTCAAAGACCTGCCGCTTATATGGAACTCCTTCAAAGGTTTGAAGAAGCTAAAAAGTCCGTGTCTAGCAAAGTGAGAGCGCCAATAGTTATAAGACCTCCGTACGCATTTATCGAACACTACTTGAAGTACTCAGACAAAGAC GTATCCGACGCGGTGAGAGATTACGGATCTGACGCGATCGTGTGGAATGAACTGGATGGTGTTTTCATTTTACACTATTTGGCCATTGAGCCGCTTTTTCTACCAAGCTTTGCGTGCATTTCAGAA caAATCAACAACATTATAAACGACGACCAAAAAGTAACTCACATGTTTTTGGTCGGAGGTTACTCTCAGTCGTTGTGGCTTCAAGAAAAGATCATCGAGCGTTTTAGCGACCGTTTGAAAATAATCTTACCCGACTTGGCTTTTGTCAGCGTACTCCGCGGGGCCGTCATGTACGAATTGAACAGGTCGGATACGCCGGCGTTTAAAGCAAAACACAGTTATGCCGTGGGCGTAATCAAACCATTTGTTGACAACACTCATCCAATAG aaaaactcGTCATAAAAGATGGCAAGCGTTGGTGTACAGACTTGCTGGATTACCTCATTGAAGAAAATGACTGTATTAGAGATAACGAGAcggtcataaaaaaatatactccaGCGAACTCTTCGCAGGATTCAATCGTAATCAATATATAcctagtacataatatatcggCCAAG TTCGTTACGGACGATGGAGTGTTAAAGTGTGGTTCgttaaaattaacgaaaaacGAAGAGGATCAATTATCTAAAGAGCTGTTGGTACAAATAGGATTTTGTGGTCAAGGAGAAGTGGTCGCAACCGCTTTAGATTTAGCGAGCGGCACTCGAGTAGATGCTCAGATCGCTGAAACTGATTGTTGA
- the LOC132923202 gene encoding heat shock 70 kDa protein 12A-like isoform X2, whose protein sequence is MFTNSKKSEFAYAIEPEAAVYQIHDRREPPAMMNFAAADTSYHERRRGRVFVDDPLSSLEQEILLFRHNNIQKFQQGCVEEEPEYRLDDIECALRYNSLDSGIPTEYDEDDVANSINTTLNRLISLSLEQQCFRQPDGDDCTTAMSSFTTATAPVTVKSNNNNCCSPVPLNETYNLVEEVYVNRDQCHTTELQVLDESPEDGIVVAIDIGTTYTGYAYSFRRSGRITVMKKPDYESDTIVDGQKIPTALLLSPDFNFHSFGTAARDYFHDMHPEEAHKWYYFDKFKMFLYNKDVISKETHIMAANSVSLPATRILTEALRHLRYLILEELTERCSEALSLDSISWILTVPAIWNKSTRQLMKEIAIEAGLGSLENPESVTIVLEPEAAAVHCRSARLKNTKVLSKINFQDNYETDYCVLNEIGEGYNYLVVNCGGGTVDVTIHQVCRTVNRLPISKLHKPSAGVCGSLSVDIEFVKLLCALFGFGFMSDFKLQRPAAYMELLQRFEEAKKSVSSKVRAPIVIRPPYAFIEHYLKYSDKDVSDAVRDYGSDAIVWNELDGVFILHYLAIEPLFLPSFACISEQINNIINDDQKVTHMFLVGGYSQSLWLQEKIIERFSDRLKIILPDLAFVSVLRGAVMYELNRSDTPAFKAKHSYAVGVIKPFVDNTHPIEKLVIKDGKRWCTDLLDYLIEENDCIRDNETVIKKYTPANSSQDSIVINIYLVHNISAKFVTDDGVLKCGSLKLTKNEEDQLSKELLVQIGFCGQGEVVATALDLASGTRVDAQIAETDC, encoded by the exons AACCGCCAGCCATGATGAACTTTGCAGCAGCCGACACGTCGTACCACGAACGCAGGAGGGGACGAGTGTTCGTTGACGATCCGCTGTCTAGTCTCGAACAAGAGATACTGCTGTTCAGACACAACAACATCCAGAAATTTCAACAAG GTTGCGTGGAAGAGGAACCCGAATACAGGCTGGACGACATCGAATGCGCTTTGCGTTACAACTCGCTCGACTCCGGGATCCCGACCGAATACGACGAGGATGACGTTGCCAACTCGATAAACACAACTCTGAACAG GTTGATATCGTTGTCGCTAGAACAGCAGTGTTTCCGGCAACCGGATGGGGATGATTGTACGACCGCAATGAGCAGTTTCACCACCGCTACCGCGCCGGTCACCGTCAAGTCCAACAACAATAATTGCTGTAGCCCGGTACCGCTGAACGAGACTTATAACCTGGTTGAAGAAGTATACGTCAACCGGGATCAATGTCACACGACCGAGCTCCAGGTGCTGGACGAATCCCCCGAAGACGGTATCGTGGTAGCCATCGATATCGGTACGACATACACCGGTTACGCGTATTCGTTCAGACGATCCGGCAGAATTACCGTCATGAAGAAACCTGact ACGAAAGCGATACGATAGTCGATGGTCAAAAAATACCAACAGCTTTGCTGTTGTCGCCAGATTTTAATTTCCATTCGTTTGGAACGGCGGCCCGTGATTATTTCCACGACATGCACCCGGAAGAAGCACACAAGTGGTACTACTTTGATAAgttcaaaatgtttttgtacAATAAAGAC gTAATATCAAAAGAAACCCATATAATGGCTGCTAACAGCGTGTCTCTTCCGGCCACGCGCATATTGACCGAGGCTTTACGACAtcttagatatttaattttagaagaaCTCACCGAACGGTGTTCTGAAGCTTTGAGTTTGGATTCGATTTCGTGGATATTAACCGTGCCGGCTATTTGGAATAAAAGTACCAGGCAATTGATGAAAGAGATCGCAATCGAG GCCGGATTGGGTAGTTTGGAAAACCCAGAATCTGTGACCATAGTTTTAGAACCCGAAGCAGCAGCTGTACATTGTCGCAGTGCACGACTAAAAAATACCAAAGtactttctaaaattaattttcaggaTAACTATGAAACTGACTATTGTGTTTTGAACGAAATAGGCGAag GATATAACTACTTAGTAGTTAATTGTGGTGGTGGTACAGTAGATGTAACAATCCATCAAGTGTGCCGTACAGTCAACCGACTACCAATCAGTAAACTCCATAAACCTTCAGCAGGCGTCTGTGGATCTCtaa gTGTAGATATAGAATTTGTTAAACTTCTGTGTGCATTATTCGGTTTTGGATTCATGTCCGATTTTAAGCTTCAAAGACCTGCCGCTTATATGGAACTCCTTCAAAGGTTTGAAGAAGCTAAAAAGTCCGTGTCTAGCAAAGTGAGAGCGCCAATAGTTATAAGACCTCCGTACGCATTTATCGAACACTACTTGAAGTACTCAGACAAAGAC GTATCCGACGCGGTGAGAGATTACGGATCTGACGCGATCGTGTGGAATGAACTGGATGGTGTTTTCATTTTACACTATTTGGCCATTGAGCCGCTTTTTCTACCAAGCTTTGCGTGCATTTCAGAA caAATCAACAACATTATAAACGACGACCAAAAAGTAACTCACATGTTTTTGGTCGGAGGTTACTCTCAGTCGTTGTGGCTTCAAGAAAAGATCATCGAGCGTTTTAGCGACCGTTTGAAAATAATCTTACCCGACTTGGCTTTTGTCAGCGTACTCCGCGGGGCCGTCATGTACGAATTGAACAGGTCGGATACGCCGGCGTTTAAAGCAAAACACAGTTATGCCGTGGGCGTAATCAAACCATTTGTTGACAACACTCATCCAATAG aaaaactcGTCATAAAAGATGGCAAGCGTTGGTGTACAGACTTGCTGGATTACCTCATTGAAGAAAATGACTGTATTAGAGATAACGAGAcggtcataaaaaaatatactccaGCGAACTCTTCGCAGGATTCAATCGTAATCAATATATAcctagtacataatatatcggCCAAG TTCGTTACGGACGATGGAGTGTTAAAGTGTGGTTCgttaaaattaacgaaaaacGAAGAGGATCAATTATCTAAAGAGCTGTTGGTACAAATAGGATTTTGTGGTCAAGGAGAAGTGGTCGCAACCGCTTTAGATTTAGCGAGCGGCACTCGAGTAGATGCTCAGATCGCTGAAACTGATTGTTGA
- the LOC132923202 gene encoding heat shock 70 kDa protein 12A-like isoform X3 translates to MFTNSKKSEFAYAIEPEAAVYQIHDRREPPAMMNFAAADTSYHERRRGRVFVDDPLSSLEQEILLFRHNNIQKFQQVLGCVEEEPEYRLDDIECALRYNSLDSGIPTEYDEDDVANSINTTLNRLISLSLEQQCFRQPDGDDCTTAMSSFTTATAPVTVKSNNNNCCSPVPLNETYNLVEEVYVNRDQCHTTELQVLDESPEDGIVVAIDIGTTYTGYAYSFRRSGRITVMKKPDYESDTIVDGQKIPTALLLSPDFNFHSFGTAARDYFHDMHPEEAHKWYYFDKFKMFLYNKDVISKETHIMAANSVSLPATRILTEALRHLRYLILEELTERCSEALSLDSISWILTVPAIWNKSTRQLMKEIAIEAGLGSLENPESVTIVLEPEAAAVHCRSARLKNTKVLSKINFQDNYETDYCVLNEIGEGYNYLVVNCGGGTVDVTIHQVCRTVNRLPISKLHKPSAGVCGSLSVDIEFVKLLCALFGFGFMSDFKLQRPAAYMELLQRFEEAKKSVSSKVRAPIVIRPPYAFIEHYLKYSDKDVSDAVRDYGSDAIVWNELDGVFILHYLAIEPLFLPSFACISEQINNIINDDQKVTHMFLVGGYSQSLWLQEKIIERFSDRLKIILPDLAFVSVLRGAVMYELNRSDTPAFKAKHSYAVGVIKPFVDNTHPIEFYFPDENPTFLL, encoded by the exons AACCGCCAGCCATGATGAACTTTGCAGCAGCCGACACGTCGTACCACGAACGCAGGAGGGGACGAGTGTTCGTTGACGATCCGCTGTCTAGTCTCGAACAAGAGATACTGCTGTTCAGACACAACAACATCCAGAAATTTCAACAAG TCTTAGGTTGCGTGGAAGAGGAACCCGAATACAGGCTGGACGACATCGAATGCGCTTTGCGTTACAACTCGCTCGACTCCGGGATCCCGACCGAATACGACGAGGATGACGTTGCCAACTCGATAAACACAACTCTGAACAG GTTGATATCGTTGTCGCTAGAACAGCAGTGTTTCCGGCAACCGGATGGGGATGATTGTACGACCGCAATGAGCAGTTTCACCACCGCTACCGCGCCGGTCACCGTCAAGTCCAACAACAATAATTGCTGTAGCCCGGTACCGCTGAACGAGACTTATAACCTGGTTGAAGAAGTATACGTCAACCGGGATCAATGTCACACGACCGAGCTCCAGGTGCTGGACGAATCCCCCGAAGACGGTATCGTGGTAGCCATCGATATCGGTACGACATACACCGGTTACGCGTATTCGTTCAGACGATCCGGCAGAATTACCGTCATGAAGAAACCTGact ACGAAAGCGATACGATAGTCGATGGTCAAAAAATACCAACAGCTTTGCTGTTGTCGCCAGATTTTAATTTCCATTCGTTTGGAACGGCGGCCCGTGATTATTTCCACGACATGCACCCGGAAGAAGCACACAAGTGGTACTACTTTGATAAgttcaaaatgtttttgtacAATAAAGAC gTAATATCAAAAGAAACCCATATAATGGCTGCTAACAGCGTGTCTCTTCCGGCCACGCGCATATTGACCGAGGCTTTACGACAtcttagatatttaattttagaagaaCTCACCGAACGGTGTTCTGAAGCTTTGAGTTTGGATTCGATTTCGTGGATATTAACCGTGCCGGCTATTTGGAATAAAAGTACCAGGCAATTGATGAAAGAGATCGCAATCGAG GCCGGATTGGGTAGTTTGGAAAACCCAGAATCTGTGACCATAGTTTTAGAACCCGAAGCAGCAGCTGTACATTGTCGCAGTGCACGACTAAAAAATACCAAAGtactttctaaaattaattttcaggaTAACTATGAAACTGACTATTGTGTTTTGAACGAAATAGGCGAag GATATAACTACTTAGTAGTTAATTGTGGTGGTGGTACAGTAGATGTAACAATCCATCAAGTGTGCCGTACAGTCAACCGACTACCAATCAGTAAACTCCATAAACCTTCAGCAGGCGTCTGTGGATCTCtaa gTGTAGATATAGAATTTGTTAAACTTCTGTGTGCATTATTCGGTTTTGGATTCATGTCCGATTTTAAGCTTCAAAGACCTGCCGCTTATATGGAACTCCTTCAAAGGTTTGAAGAAGCTAAAAAGTCCGTGTCTAGCAAAGTGAGAGCGCCAATAGTTATAAGACCTCCGTACGCATTTATCGAACACTACTTGAAGTACTCAGACAAAGAC GTATCCGACGCGGTGAGAGATTACGGATCTGACGCGATCGTGTGGAATGAACTGGATGGTGTTTTCATTTTACACTATTTGGCCATTGAGCCGCTTTTTCTACCAAGCTTTGCGTGCATTTCAGAA caAATCAACAACATTATAAACGACGACCAAAAAGTAACTCACATGTTTTTGGTCGGAGGTTACTCTCAGTCGTTGTGGCTTCAAGAAAAGATCATCGAGCGTTTTAGCGACCGTTTGAAAATAATCTTACCCGACTTGGCTTTTGTCAGCGTACTCCGCGGGGCCGTCATGTACGAATTGAACAGGTCGGATACGCCGGCGTTTAAAGCAAAACACAGTTATGCCGTGGGCGTAATCAAACCATTTGTTGACAACACTCATCCAATAG AATTCTATTTTCCGGATGAGAATCCCACCTTTTTACTGTAG